The region GCCATGAACTACGTTTATCTCTTCGCCGCCATCATCAGCGAAGTCATCGCGACTTCGGCCCTGAAGGCGTCCGAAGGCTTCTCGCGCTTCTGGCCATCCGCCATCGTGATCCTCGGTTACGGGATCGCCTTCTATTGTCTCTCGCTGACCATGCGCACGATCCCCATCGGCATCGCCTATGCGATCTGGTCGGGCGTCGGCATCGTGCTGATCGCCCTCGTGGGTCTGCTGCTCTATCGCCAGGCGC is a window of Microvirga lotononidis DNA encoding:
- a CDS encoding DMT family transporter, with amino-acid sequence MNYVYLFAAIISEVIATSALKASEGFSRFWPSAIVILGYGIAFYCLSLTMRTIPIGIAYAIWSGVGIVLIALVGLLLYRQALDLPALIGMALILTGVLVINLFSKTAGH